A window of Clostridioides sp. ES-S-0010-02 genomic DNA:
TTGTAGATCAAGCTAAATTAGCAAGTATTAAGTGTGAAGCAGGAATCAGAATATATAGTTTAAAAGAAGACCCTTTAAATCCTAAGTTTTTAGGTTACTGGGATTGTGGATTAAAGCATGTAATGGGTGTTCATAGATTTATGTACAATGGTGGAAGATATGTACATTTATCAAGTGATTGTGTTGGATTTGAAGGTCTGATTTATAGAGTTATAGATATAATAGATCCAACTAATCCAGTGGAAATAGGTAAGTGGTGGAGACCAGACCAATATGCAGATGGATATCCAGATAGAACTTTTGATGCAGGAGCACCTCATTGTCCAGAATTTATGGATAAAGGATGGCTTCATGGACCACCATTTGTAAGAGATGGAAAAGCATATTGTGGTTATGGAGGAGCTGGTTTAGTTGTATTAGATGTTGAAGATTTAACAAGACCAAGATGCTTAGGTGAATTACCATTTATGCCTGCATTTTCTAGTAAACTCGCAGGAGCAAGAACTCATACAGCACTACCATTACCAGGAAGAGATTTAGTTGTTGTGCAAAATGAGGGAGAACGTTTCCAGTTTTTTAAGCCAGAGAGTATTACAGATGTTCAAGCTATGAATAATATACATATGGTTGATGTTAGTAATCCAACAAGACCAACATTAATTGCTCAATTCCCATATCCTGAAGTACCAAAGGATTTCCCATATCCTAACTTTAATGTTGCAGGGCTAGGAAAACCAGGGCCATTTGGTCCACATAACCTTCATGAGCCAATGGATAATAAACCATGGCTAGAGCAAAGAGGAGATAGAGTATATTGCTGTTATTTCCATGCAGGATTAAGGGTTTATGATGTATCAGATCCATATTACATCAAAGAGTTAGCATATTTTATACCACCAAATCCAAATAAAACGCCAGAAGAATCTTATTTCCCAGGATTCCCTGGACCACGCTTGGCAGTAACAGAAGATCTTATTGTTGACGATAGAGGTTACATCATTATAGATGCCCTAGATGATGGATTCTATATATTAAAAATGAAAGAAGATTAATAAACACTAAAGAGGGAGAGTTAAAAATGAAAATACTAGGTATTTCTTTTGGAACAAAAAATGGAAATAATGACACCATGTGTAAAGTGGCACTTAAAGGTGCTCAAGAAGCAGGAGCTGAAGTAGAATTTATTCAAATGTCATCTCTTAACATTAAACATTGTACTGGATGTTGTGCATGTGTTAAGACTTTATTATCTGGAAAAGGTAGTATGTGTGTATTAAAGGATGATTTTGAATGGTTACTTGACAAAATGAAAGATGCAGATGGGATAGTAGTTTCAGACCCTATATTTGAGGAAGGAGCATCAGGTCTATTCCATACTATAATGGACCGTTTTGGACCAAGAGCAGATAGAGGAAATAATATTATAGGAATAAAAGTTGCAGAAGCTACAGGAGGAAAAACTCCAGACCCAAGAATGCTTAATGATAAAGTAATATCATTCATGGGAATAGGAGGGTCAGACTGGGGTACAAGAGTTCAATGTGAGCATGCTATGTTAGCATTAATACCAATGTGGAAAGTTATAGATAATGCTTGGTTCCCATGGGCAAAGGAATTAGTAATGGATGGCTCAAAACTTGCTCAAGTTCATCAAATAGGTTTAAACATAGTTGAAGCAGCAGAAGATTTTGAAAAAGCTTTATACAAAGGAGAAGAAGGAGTCTGTCCACATTGTAATAATAGATTATTCTACCTTGAGCCAGGTACTAAAAAATCAATATGTGCTCTATGTGGTATAGTTGGAGAATTAGATACTGCAAGTGGAAAAACTGTATTTAGTTTCCCAGAAGAGCAATTAGGTCATGCTCATGATACTTTAGCAGGTAAGTTTATACATGGTGATGATATTAAGAAAATGGAAGGTCATTATGCAGAAGTTCGTAAAACACCAGAATTTAAAGAAAGAAAAGCCGCTTACAATTTTATAGAACCATTAACCAAAGAAAAGCATGCTGAACTTTCATTAGGAGAATAATTAAAATATGAAGATTCATATTTTAATTAGTGTTGTAGGAGATTTATTATATGAATGAAAAGCCACACTTTAAACAAATTGGAATTATTAATATAGTAAATAATATCCAAATAGCACTTATCATATCGACTATAGAAGCAATTATTGCTTTAGTACCTGCATATTACAATGTTAGATTAGCTCCAGTGTTCATTGCTATGTTTATACCACTACACTTAATTTGTTTTGTAGTATCTATGATTGCAAATCCAATAACAATAAGGTTAGTGGGAATGAATCAAGCTATAGAAACTACTAATTATAATATAGGAAATGGATAGAAAGAAAAAAGAAATATTAACACTATCCATAGGGATTGCTTTACTACCTCCTTTATGGGCAGTGCTAGCACCTTATATAGGAATAAAAACTGGAGCAGTAGCATTAATTTGTGCAGGATTATATGTAACAAATGGTAATAAACGAAAAGATGGATTAAAAATAATGTTTGGTTTTTGGTGTGGAGATTTATGGGCAGTGTTGGCTATTATAATTATGGAATACATAAATCTCAACCCAAATCTAGAATTATTTTTAACACTTGGTATATTAGGTTTTTTTGCAGTTATAATTGCATCCTTATTTGAAAAAGTAATTTTCTTACCATCATGGCTTTGTGGTTGGGCCATAGGGCTAACTATTATGACAGGTGAA
This region includes:
- a CDS encoding NAD(P)H-dependent oxidoreductase translates to MKILGISFGTKNGNNDTMCKVALKGAQEAGAEVEFIQMSSLNIKHCTGCCACVKTLLSGKGSMCVLKDDFEWLLDKMKDADGIVVSDPIFEEGASGLFHTIMDRFGPRADRGNNIIGIKVAEATGGKTPDPRMLNDKVISFMGIGGSDWGTRVQCEHAMLALIPMWKVIDNAWFPWAKELVMDGSKLAQVHQIGLNIVEAAEDFEKALYKGEEGVCPHCNNRLFYLEPGTKKSICALCGIVGELDTASGKTVFSFPEEQLGHAHDTLAGKFIHGDDIKKMEGHYAEVRKTPEFKERKAAYNFIEPLTKEKHAELSLGE
- a CDS encoding DUF1097 domain-containing protein, whose product is MDRKKKEILTLSIGIALLPPLWAVLAPYIGIKTGAVALICAGLYVTNGNKRKDGLKIMFGFWCGDLWAVLAIIIMEYINLNPNLELFLTLGILGFFAVIIASLFEKVIFLPSWLCGWAIGLTIMTGESIINLQSLCIQVAVAMAVGVWYVGAGVDLFTVCILEKDKKTGN